A single genomic interval of Alteromonas sp. BL110 harbors:
- the fabB gene encoding beta-ketoacyl-ACP synthase I, whose product MRRAVITGLGIVSSIGVNKEDVLASLKAGKSGITFSEQFAEMGLRSQVWGDIDIDLKEHIDRKAMRFMGDAAGYAYVAMQQAIADSGLEESDISNERTGIIAGSGGASSENQVLSADILREKGVKRVGPYMVPRCMASTVSACLATPFKIRGVNYSIASACATSAHCIGNALELIQLGKQDVVFAGGGEELHWSLSSQFDAMGALSSKYNDNPAVASRTYDAARDGFVSSGGGGMVVVEELEHALARGAKIYGEVVGYGATSDGFDMVAPSGEGAIRCMKMAMQNIDAPIDYLNTHGTSTPVGDVKELAAIQEVFGQAGVPISATKSLTGHALGAAGVNEAIYSLLMMENNFIAPSINIDTLDDAAQGLDIVTEAREATLNTVMSNSFGFGGTNATLVMQRYNG is encoded by the coding sequence ATGAGAAGAGCAGTTATCACCGGTCTTGGTATTGTATCAAGCATCGGCGTAAATAAAGAAGACGTACTTGCTTCACTTAAGGCAGGTAAGTCTGGAATTACATTTTCAGAACAGTTCGCCGAAATGGGCCTTCGCAGCCAAGTTTGGGGCGACATCGATATTGATTTAAAAGAGCACATCGACCGTAAAGCAATGCGTTTTATGGGCGATGCGGCAGGCTATGCATATGTGGCTATGCAACAAGCTATTGCAGACTCTGGTCTAGAAGAAAGCGACATTTCAAACGAGCGTACAGGTATTATCGCAGGCTCAGGTGGAGCGTCTTCTGAAAATCAAGTACTTTCTGCTGATATTCTTCGCGAAAAGGGCGTTAAACGTGTAGGCCCATACATGGTTCCTCGCTGTATGGCATCTACGGTATCAGCGTGCTTAGCCACACCGTTTAAAATTCGCGGCGTGAACTATTCAATTGCCTCTGCATGTGCAACCAGTGCCCACTGTATTGGTAATGCGCTAGAGCTTATTCAACTTGGTAAGCAAGATGTAGTATTCGCAGGTGGCGGTGAAGAGCTACATTGGTCATTATCAAGCCAGTTCGACGCTATGGGCGCACTAAGCTCTAAATATAACGATAATCCAGCTGTGGCATCACGCACTTATGACGCAGCACGCGACGGCTTTGTAAGTTCTGGCGGCGGTGGTATGGTTGTTGTTGAAGAACTTGAGCACGCACTAGCACGCGGCGCAAAAATCTACGGTGAAGTAGTAGGTTACGGTGCTACATCAGACGGTTTCGACATGGTTGCACCATCGGGTGAAGGCGCAATTCGCTGTATGAAAATGGCGATGCAAAATATCGATGCTCCAATCGATTACTTGAACACTCACGGCACGTCTACGCCTGTGGGGGATGTAAAAGAACTTGCGGCGATTCAAGAAGTGTTTGGTCAAGCGGGCGTGCCAATTAGTGCAACCAAGTCACTAACAGGTCACGCACTAGGTGCAGCGGGTGTAAACGAAGCTATCTATAGCTTGTTGATGATGGAAAATAACTTTATCGCGCCATCAATTAACATAGACACGCTGGACGATGCAGCACAAGGCTTAGATATTGTTACTGAAGCACGTGAAGCAACACTGAACACAGTGATGTCAAATAGCTTTGGCTTCGGCGGCACTAACGCAACGCTGGTTATGCAGCGTTACAACGGTTAA
- a CDS encoding type II toxin-antitoxin system Phd/YefM family antitoxin, whose product MRIVSFTEARNGLKAVLDNVVNDADTTVITRRDSEDAVVMSLDYYNSLMETVHLLRSPANAEHLNRSITQFKAAKTAQRELIDE is encoded by the coding sequence ATGCGAATCGTCTCTTTTACAGAAGCAAGAAATGGACTAAAAGCCGTTTTGGACAATGTAGTCAACGATGCAGATACAACAGTAATCACTCGTCGTGACTCAGAAGATGCTGTTGTAATGTCATTAGATTACTACAACAGCCTTATGGAAACCGTTCATCTACTTCGTTCTCCAGCTAACGCTGAACACTTAAATCGTTCGATTACACAGTTTAAAGCGGCAAAAACGGCACAGCGAGAACTTATTGATGAGTGA
- a CDS encoding Txe/YoeB family addiction module toxin, producing MSDKLLSWTDEAWNSYVYWQSQDKKTLKRINKLITDVKRSPFDGIGKPEPLKENLAGFWSRRIDDTNRLVYAVDDTAITVISCRYHY from the coding sequence ATGAGTGACAAGTTGTTGTCATGGACTGATGAAGCTTGGAATAGCTACGTTTATTGGCAATCTCAAGACAAGAAAACCTTGAAACGTATCAATAAATTAATAACCGATGTTAAGCGCTCTCCGTTTGATGGGATTGGAAAGCCTGAACCTCTAAAAGAAAATCTTGCTGGTTTCTGGTCCCGTAGAATAGATGACACCAACCGTTTGGTATATGCCGTGGACGATACCGCAATTACGGTTATCTCGTGTCGTTACCATTACTAG
- a CDS encoding AMP-binding protein: MAGVFHQCGQSICKRTRDEMDDRARIIAHALALQDLKEDDVVAIFMRNHVDIFEIVEACRYVGSRYVLLNWHSPVAELLPILDDCGAKVLFAHRDLLNGENDLKPLSLVPTLSVIYTIKTPDSILERYHLKGNSLLASEPKTREQYQCLDTLLAAPNAKRHNKPPKRFKGMFPYTSGSTGKPKGIKRDEDLTRPDPYLIFKGLSEALMQLSKGDRFYVSAPLYHSAPHALTLCCLAAGNIDVYIEPQFDPERFLKDIEQFKLTHAYIVPTMMVRLLKLPESVKSKYDISSLRFALSTGSALPSDVKEAMIKWFGPIFYESYGASELGFMTLISSQEALAKPNSVGKPIPGAAIKILSDNKEACEVGDVGVIYAHLSMFAPFKYTNTTGAPSDLHAGEFTTLGDMGYVDEDGYLYICDRKKDMIISGGANIFPAEIESVIIEMFEVADCAVFGVPDAEYGEKVVVAVQCSPGNTLSIDTLQGYLGGKLARFKWPKMLQILDALPREDTGKIFKNKLRAQFSQ, translated from the coding sequence ATGGCGGGCGTGTTTCACCAATGTGGTCAAAGCATCTGCAAACGCACAAGAGACGAAATGGATGATCGTGCACGTATCATCGCGCATGCACTTGCTTTGCAAGATCTAAAAGAAGACGATGTGGTAGCTATCTTTATGCGAAACCACGTCGATATATTCGAAATAGTAGAGGCATGCCGATATGTGGGTTCGCGCTATGTTCTGCTTAATTGGCACAGCCCTGTTGCCGAACTTCTGCCTATTCTGGACGACTGTGGCGCTAAAGTGCTGTTCGCTCATCGCGATTTATTAAACGGTGAGAATGACCTCAAACCATTGTCACTCGTTCCCACCTTGTCAGTGATATACACGATTAAAACGCCGGACAGCATTTTAGAGCGCTATCACCTTAAAGGTAATTCACTGTTAGCATCAGAACCGAAAACTAGGGAACAGTATCAGTGCCTTGATACGCTATTAGCTGCCCCAAACGCAAAGCGCCACAATAAACCGCCAAAACGCTTCAAGGGCATGTTTCCGTATACGTCGGGCAGTACAGGAAAACCTAAAGGTATTAAGCGTGATGAAGACCTAACACGGCCGGACCCTTATTTAATATTTAAGGGTTTGTCTGAAGCGTTAATGCAATTATCGAAAGGTGATCGCTTTTATGTCTCTGCCCCACTTTATCACAGCGCACCCCACGCACTTACCCTATGCTGCTTAGCGGCAGGCAATATAGACGTATACATTGAGCCTCAGTTTGACCCGGAACGGTTTTTAAAAGACATCGAGCAGTTCAAGTTAACTCACGCCTACATCGTACCTACTATGATGGTGAGGCTACTCAAACTTCCTGAATCGGTAAAAAGCAAATACGACATTTCAAGCCTACGGTTTGCGCTATCGACAGGCTCTGCACTGCCAAGCGATGTTAAAGAAGCAATGATAAAATGGTTTGGTCCAATTTTTTATGAATCATACGGGGCGAGTGAATTGGGATTTATGACCCTAATTTCGTCTCAAGAGGCATTAGCTAAGCCTAACTCTGTGGGTAAACCCATTCCCGGTGCCGCAATTAAAATACTGAGCGACAATAAAGAGGCGTGTGAAGTAGGGGACGTTGGCGTTATATACGCGCATCTCTCTATGTTCGCGCCATTCAAATATACCAATACTACGGGCGCGCCGAGTGACTTGCACGCTGGTGAATTCACAACATTAGGCGATATGGGTTATGTGGACGAAGATGGTTACTTATATATTTGCGATAGAAAAAAAGACATGATCATCTCAGGTGGCGCCAATATATTTCCTGCTGAAATAGAAAGCGTCATCATAGAAATGTTTGAGGTTGCAGACTGTGCGGTATTCGGTGTGCCTGATGCTGAGTATGGCGAAAAAGTTGTTGTGGCTGTTCAATGCTCACCCGGCAATACGCTTTCTATTGATACGCTACAAGGGTATTTAGGTGGCAAGCTAGCGCGGTTCAAGTGGCCTAAAATGTTGCAAATACTCGATGCTCTGCCCAGAGAAGATACGGGTAAAATATTTAAGAACAAACTTAGAGCCCAATTTAGTCAATAA
- a CDS encoding Kelch repeat-containing protein gives MLLKKLRTIALRIYQSAVPRLSFMVSAFIIASAATVSTAEPIVLPALPEPVSNNAVASVTINDTQYVFSFMGLGKGKTHKDVHNRAWQLSIDSKDKPLQWQALPPVPSSLALKGRLASVAVGVNDSVYIFGGYTVDEDHNEISTPDVYNYSPTSGEYTLLAPMPVPVDDATALVYQDRYVYLVSGWHNDGNVNLVQVYDTQTDQWQQASPFLGNSVFGQAGGIVNNTMVICDGVSVTPHSDKRRSFAAETACFKGVIDKKNPLKIDWRTLDHPTGTARYRMAAAGDEATNKIYFVGGSTNPYNYNGIGYNGEPSTADDAIWAFDIAKETWGISKTEAEAPTMDHRGLINVNGSWVTIGGMLGAQRVTSKVTKHFSAHADASCSPTQQTSSNVSSQSSDGQADERVKTAPNLECQHQNNVNGEK, from the coding sequence GTGTTATTAAAAAAGCTAAGAACCATTGCTCTACGCATTTACCAAAGTGCAGTGCCCCGACTCTCTTTTATGGTGTCTGCCTTTATCATTGCTTCTGCAGCGACTGTCTCAACAGCTGAACCTATCGTCCTTCCCGCGCTGCCAGAGCCTGTTTCAAACAATGCCGTAGCTTCTGTCACCATAAACGACACACAATATGTATTTAGTTTTATGGGGCTTGGCAAAGGCAAGACCCATAAAGACGTGCACAATCGTGCTTGGCAGCTTTCTATCGATAGCAAAGATAAACCTTTGCAGTGGCAAGCCCTTCCCCCAGTTCCATCCAGCCTTGCACTAAAAGGTCGTTTGGCTTCCGTAGCAGTGGGCGTTAATGACAGCGTTTATATTTTTGGCGGTTACACGGTTGATGAAGATCACAATGAAATTAGTACGCCAGATGTTTATAATTACTCGCCCACGAGTGGGGAATATACGCTATTGGCGCCTATGCCCGTCCCTGTTGATGATGCAACTGCACTGGTTTACCAAGACCGCTACGTTTACTTAGTTTCTGGTTGGCACAACGATGGCAACGTAAATCTTGTGCAGGTTTACGATACGCAAACCGACCAATGGCAACAGGCGAGCCCTTTTCTAGGGAATTCGGTATTTGGTCAAGCTGGCGGCATCGTTAATAACACTATGGTAATTTGTGACGGCGTATCAGTAACACCGCACAGTGACAAACGCCGTAGCTTCGCTGCAGAAACTGCCTGCTTTAAAGGCGTAATTGATAAGAAAAACCCTTTAAAGATTGATTGGCGTACACTTGACCATCCAACAGGTACTGCGCGCTATCGCATGGCGGCAGCGGGCGATGAGGCCACCAATAAAATCTATTTTGTGGGCGGTTCGACTAATCCGTACAACTACAATGGCATTGGCTATAACGGCGAGCCTTCAACTGCGGATGACGCCATTTGGGCCTTTGATATTGCAAAAGAAACTTGGGGTATATCGAAAACAGAAGCTGAAGCGCCTACCATGGATCATCGCGGATTAATTAACGTTAACGGTTCTTGGGTCACCATTGGCGGTATGCTTGGCGCGCAGCGCGTTACTAGTAAAGTCACCAAGCATTTTTCAGCACACGCAGACGCGTCTTGTTCACCAACACAACAAACTAGCTCTAACGTTTCAAGTCAATCGTCGGATGGGCAAGCTGATGAACGAGTAAAAACAGCCCCCAATTTAGAGTGCCAACACCAAAACAATGTAAACGGAGAAAAATAA